The following proteins are encoded in a genomic region of Schistocerca serialis cubense isolate TAMUIC-IGC-003099 chromosome 9, iqSchSeri2.2, whole genome shotgun sequence:
- the LOC126419252 gene encoding high mobility group protein HMGI-C-like: MPAKKGKRAAAKGEPEEVKTKVESPEENEPTEPKKPRAAAKKEDSNDEAEEEPVPEKEAKRGRGRPKKLDAPEKAPKGEPRKRGRPRKVAKDETEAAEDSAEEDNGVEEKKAAPRSAAKPGRPSKKRGRNAAAKEDSEEESDGADDKDLKIAVEHCKS, from the exons ATGCCTGCTAAGAAGGGTAAGCGTGCAGCAGCCAAGGGTGAGCCCGAAGAAGTGAAAACAAAAGTTGAATCACCGGAAGAAAATGAACCGACGGAACCGAAAAAGCCGCGAGCTGCTGCGAAGAAAGAAGATTCAAACGATGAAGCCGAAGAAGAGCCAGTGCCGGAAAAGGAGGCGAAAAGAGGCAGGGGCCGTCCGAAAAAATTAGATGCGCCAGAAAAAGCTCCAAAAGGTGAACCGAGGAAGAGGGGACGCCCGAGGAAGGTAGCTAAAGATGAAACGGAAGCTGCGGAAGATTCTGCCGAAGAGGATAATGGCGTGGAGGAGAAGAAGGCGGCTCCTCGTAGTGCAGCCAAACCAGGAAGACCAAGCAAGAAACGTGGTCGTAATGCGGCTGCTAAAGAAGATAGTGAGGAAGAATCTGATGGCGCAGATGACAAAGATTTGAAAATTGCAGTGGAACATTG TAAATCATGA